In Chiroxiphia lanceolata isolate bChiLan1 chromosome 9, bChiLan1.pri, whole genome shotgun sequence, one DNA window encodes the following:
- the RGSL1 gene encoding regulator of G-protein signaling protein-like isoform X3 yields the protein MGLLLRDDVFVDFFNTFLNLPVFGQTPIYISGTGQWDLWPGLSSHLDPSPTALLAWLEKHRLPHFCKSSLCLHLVLCQKLLGFIRSGEAAELLNWQSADQWLLEKCISGSQGMRHFRAFVQGTAGEELTDFWLTTERLLGLDESDTSQRDLYLSLIHRLKASHLREGSSVITLCTTIAGSLPKAKHVQSISNRRDILRKMQEQVLFTIQSYWLPKFFTHCKMGIEEEESCQPLLQEYQERLLQADWQEPSGFLETPPKMHIKRRQGLSGPYCGQKAKTKIWALVKERRGTQEMKIPRFRVKPERQPGSARSTRELHLDKDALGSIPQQSEHPANAAFNGKGGVTPPGRPSAEQISHLEDFCEEKVLSNLPSSAPLVQLPPLKGSAKTLNFLPWALSADTCAGQPFRDFLKHQDRPMETHLLDLWHDLEEFLPVVLDSSRENNFFLRHLTGDKICKSYLEEDNIEKLPLETRTLTNLWNHLIFGEFSPWIFRAQKEICKVLCCFYEEFLAADDRTFLQFMSPGGDVPVPEMQGHTTDRSECFLLSQRINQTLKLCQALHGTRNLEGVSSEYWQLLASRDLRKGGSTQAEMELLLCSPDFQKMMSEELAVDSPSKDDELVRLLSALLAAGPEGSVGAMKLPTAAVKKRAKRHRVKQQQQERQQEEQEEEQLQELLALNKKPKSRRRVQRTTAVRHEARNIKTQKLKGEKLKTENLDTENLEAEDLEAENLEEERMQWAWDAIRELVRSFCKFQREMENDERRAEFENFLCWERRNQRENLPVSSKQSKRPVSTSRKGKARLENAVLVKRCIFDKEVIVVNFLVDDLHFYLEMDKFSRMADAVEALAACNIVSERKIAFLKKKVAVINNLFLDSDMPPKLRVNISEKERELIWRLSSKGPLTRAIYHKAKATIVPILMYFWKRFCIWKVMRSFRVYEQDRSFQASKKDMVPVSKKDMVPVSKKDRGPVSKKDRGPVSKKDRGPVSKKDRGPVSKKDRGPVSKKDRGPVSKKDMVPVSEKDRGLVSKKDMVPVSEKDRVPVSEKDRVPVSEKDKVPVSEKDKVPVSSLPTKTSSKLSKIRTPRQPRPIPIAPGFAPGKSPVLVFSLSEGLQMLMPEPQKKTEPLEEQEDADKNLEKRPSLSK from the exons ATGGGGCTTCTGCTGAGAGATGATGTTTTTGTTGACTTTTTCAACACGTTTCTGAATCTTCCC GTTTTTGGCCAGACACCCATTTACATCAGTGGCACGGGCCAGTGGGACCTCTGGCCAGGGCTGTCGAGCCACCTG GATCCCAGCCCCACGGCTTTACTGGCTTGGTTGGAAAAGCATCGGCTGCCTCACTTCTGCAAATCCAGCCTGTGCCTCCACCTCGTCCTCTGCCAGAAGCTCCTGGGTTTCATTCGGTCGGGGGAAGCAG CAGAACTCCTGAACTGGCAAAGCGCTGACCAGTGGCTGCTGGAGAAGTGCATCAGCGGGAGCCAGGGCATGCGGCACTTCCGAGCCTTTGTCCAAGGAACAGCAG GGGAAGAATTGACCGACTTCTGGCTCACCACTGAAAGGCTCCTGGGTCTGGATGAGTCAGATACGAGTCAGAGGGACCTCTACCTGTCCTTGATCCACAGGCTGAAAGCCTCTCACCTGCGTGAAGGCTCCAGTGTCATCACCCTCTGCACGACCATCGCTG GATCACTGCCGAAAGCCAAGCACGTCCAGTCCATCAGCAATAGAAGAGACATCCTAAGAAAGATGCAGGAACAGGTCCTCTTTACGATTCAGAGTTACTGGCTCCCTAAATTCTTCACCCACTGCAAAATGGGAATAGAGGAAGAGGAATCATGCCAGCCTTTGCTGCAGGAATATCAGGAGCGTTTATTACAGGCTGACTGGCAGGAGCCCTCAGGCTTTTTGGAGACCCCCCCCAAGATGCATATCAAAAGGAGACAGGGCTTGTCAGGGCCCTACTGCGGCCAGAAGGCCAAAACAAAGATCTGGGCTCTGGTCAAGGAGAGAAGAGGCACCCAAGAAATGAAGATACCCCGTTTTCGGGTGAAACCAGAAAGGCAGCCAGGGTCAGCTAGGAGCACAAGGGAACTGCATCTGGATAAGGATGCTTTGGGATCAATTCCTCAGCAGTCAGAGCATCCTGCAAATGCTGCCTTTAATGGCAAAGGGGGAGTAACTCCTCCCGGAAGACCTAGTGCAGAGCAGATCAGTCATCTGGAAgacttctgtgaggaaaaagtCCTCTCTAACCTGCCTTCCTCTGCACCTCTTGTCCAGCTGCCACCCCTGAAAGGGTCGGCCAAGACCTTGAATTTCCTTCCCTGGGCCCTTAGTGCTGACACTTGTGCAGGACAACCCTTCAGAGACTTCTTGAAGCACCAGGACCGGCCCATGGAGACTCATCTCCTGGACCTGTGGCATGACCTGGAGGAATTTCTGCCCGTGGTGCTGGActccagcagagaaaacaacttCTTCCTCCGTCATTTGACCGGGGATAAGATATGCAAGTCCTACCTGGAAGAGGACAACATTGAGAAGCTTCCCTTGGAGACCAGGACTCTCACGAATTTGTGGAACCATCTGATATTTGGAGAATTCTCCCCCTGGATATTCAGAGCCCAGAAGGAGATTTGCAAG GTGCTCTGCTGCTTCTATGAGGAATTTCTGGCTGCTGATGATAGGACGTTCCTCCAGTTTATG TCTCCAGGTGGTGATGTCCCAGTGCCCGAGATGCAAGGCCACACTACTGACAGGAGTGAATGTTTCCTCCTGTCCCAGAGGATAAACCAGACCTTGAAGCTGTGCCAGGCCTTGCATGGCACAAGGAACTTGGAAGGTGTCTCCTCCGAGTACTGGCAATTACTTGCTTCTCGAGACCTCCGGAAAGGGGGCTCCACCCAGGCAGAGATGGAACTTCTCCTGTGCAGCCCTG ACTTCCAGAAGATGATGTCGGAGGAGCTGGCTGTGGATAGCCCAAGCAAGGATGATGAGCTTGTGCGTCTCCTAAGTGCATTACTTG CTGCTGGACCCGAGGGGAGTGTTGGAGCGATGAAGCTCCCCACTGCTGCAGTAAAGAAGCGAGCTAAAAGACACAG GGttaagcagcagcaacaggaaaggcagcaggaggagcaggaggaggagcagctgcaggagctgcttgCCTTGAACAAAAAGCCGAAGTCCAGGCGTCGTGTGCAGAGAACCACCGCTGTCCGGCACGAGGCACGGAACATCAAGACACAGAAACTCAAAGGAGAGAAACTCAAGACAGAGAACCTCGATACAGAGAACCTTGAGGCAGAAGACCTCGAGGCAGAGAACCTCGAGGAAGAGAGGATG CAGTGGGCCTGGGATGCCATTCGTGAACTCGTCAGGAGCTTCTGCAAGTTCCAGAGGGAGATGGAAAATGACGAACGCCGTGCGGAGTTTGAGAACTTTCTCTGTTGGGAACGAAGAAACCAGAGGGAAA ACTTGCCTGTGAGCTCAAAGCAGAGCAAGAGGCCCGTGAGTACTTCCCGCAAGGGCAAAGCCCGCCTGGAAAACGCGGTGCTGGTGAAACGCTGCATATTTGACAAAGAGGTCATTGTCGTCAACTTCCTCGTGGATGACCTCCACTTTTACCTGGAGATGGACAA GTTTTCTCGAATGGCTGATGCAGTGGAAGCTCTGGCAGCCTGCAACATAgtgtcagaaaggaaaattgcttttcttaaaaagaaagttGCTGTCATCAACAATCTCTTCCTAGACTCCGATATGCCCCCGAAGCTGCGG GTGAACATctctgaaaaagagagagaattgaTCTGGCGTTTATCTTCCAAGGGGCCACTGACCCGTGCCATCTACCACAAGGCCAAGGCCACCATTGTCCCCATCCTGATGTACTTCTGGAAAAG GTTCTGCATCTGGAAAGTGATGAGGAGCTTTCGGGTCTATGAGCAGGACAGGAGCTTTCAGGCCTCTAAGAAGGACATGGTGCCAGTCTCTAAGAAGGACATGGTGCCAGTCTCTAAGAAGGACAGGGGACCAGTCTCTAAGAAGGACAGGGGACCAGTCTCTAAGAAGGACAGGGGACCAGTCTCTAAGAAGGACAGGGGACCAGTCTCTAAGAAGGACAGGGGACCAGTCTCTAAGAAGGACAGGGGACCAGTCTCTAAGAAGGACATGGTGCCAGTCTCTGAGAAGGACAGGGGACTGGTCTCTAAGAAGGACATGGTACCAGTCTCTGAGAAGGACAGAGTGCCAGTCTCTGAGAAGGACAGAGTGCCAGTCTCTGAGAAGGACAAGGTGCCAGTCTCTGAGAAGGACAAGGTGCCAGTCTCTTCGCTTCCTACGAAAACCTCCTCCAAATTATCCAAGATCCGCACTCCCCGTCAGCCAAGGCCCATTCCCATTGCTCCAGGTTTTGCTCCAG GGAAAAGCCCTGTCCTTGTCTTCTCGCTCTCAGAAGGCCTCCAGATGCTGATGCCAGAGCCCCAGAAGAAAACTGAGCCTTTGGAGGAGCAAGAAG ATGCAGATAAAAATCTTGAGAAGAGGCCCTCCCTCAGCAAGTGA